In a single window of the Diospyros lotus cultivar Yz01 chromosome 10, ASM1463336v1, whole genome shotgun sequence genome:
- the LOC127811769 gene encoding protein ENHANCED DISEASE RESISTANCE 2-like, whose protein sequence is MASPYDKKDHEWIERVKGGGSVPLLEPDNCPNGWATPPGDTFMVRGPEYLTTRVKIPGGEYLLQPLGFDWVKGSTKVSDVLKNPKNRVRKALKDELPSDCKPFVWAFNLQVPSKDNYSAIAYFVAIEPIPEGSLMDQFLKGDDGFRNSRLKLIANIVKGPWIVRKAVGEQAICIIGRALTCKYCVADNFMEVDIDIGSSMVASAIVHLAFGYITKLTVDIAFLIESQNESELPERLLGAVRFSELNAAAARPVELSSDGSTANLQSSISMRLWKSLGQGFSNLIPAAQESGSISSSSHVNRGIDHEQSGKATNGTDEPGNDG, encoded by the exons ATGGCCAGCCCTTATGATAAAAAGGATCATGAATGGATAGAGAGGGTGAAAGGAGGAGGTTCTGTTCCACTTCTTGAACCAGATAACTGTCCAAATGGTTGGGCTACTCCCCCTGGAGACACTTTCATGGTCCGTGGTCCAGAGTACTTAACAACCAGGGTTAAAATTCCTGGTGGTGAGTATCTTCTGCAGCCACTTGGCTTTGATTGGGTCAAAGGTTCTACAAAGGTTTCAGATGTCTTAAAGAATCCAAAAAACCGTGTTAGGAAGGCTCTCAAGGATGAATTGCCATCAGATTGTAAGCCTTTTGTCTGGGCATTCAATCTTCAAGTTCCAAGCAAAGATAACTATAGCGCAATTGCATATTTTGTAGCCATAGAACCTATCCCAGAGGGTTCTTTGATGGACCAGTTCTTGAAAGGAGATGATGGGTTCAGGAATTCAAGGCTTAAATTGATTGCCAACATTGTCAAAGGACCTTGGATTGTGAGAAAAGCAGTTGGGGAGCAAGCTATATGTATAATTGGTCGAGCACTTACTTGCAAATACTGTGTGGCAGATAATTTTATGGAAGttgatattgatattggatCTTCCATGGTTGCAAGTGCAATTGTTCATCTGGCTTTTGGTTACATTACAAAACTTACGGTTGATATTGCTTTTCTCATTGAAAGCCAAAATGAATCAGAACTGCCAGAACGACTTTTGGGAGCTGTCAGATTCTCTGAGCTGAATGCTGCTGCAGCTAGGCCAGTTGAACTATCATCTGATGGGAGCACTGCCAATTTGCAATCTTCTATCTCCATGCGCTTATGGAAATCACTTGGGCAAGGCTTCTCCAACCTTATTCCAGCTGCCCAGGAAAGTGGCTCCATATCTAGCTCGTCACATGTCAACAGAGGCATTGATCATGAACAAAGTGGCAAAGCTACAAATG GCACAGATGAACCAGGCAATGATGGTTGA
- the LOC127811770 gene encoding RHOMBOID-like protein 13 — MGKPLFYEILEKPATSCVIGICTAIWFYIQKKNIGYSHVGLSYDTAIEGHYWRIITSAFSHISILHLVFNMSALWSLGVVEQLGHIGLGVEFYLQYTLVLVVLSGMLVLGAYHVLIQKFKLEYFRRVTAVGYSCVVFGWMTILSVKQPSSKLELFGFLSLPISFAPFESLIFTSIIVPKASFLGHLSGIIVGYSIAWGLIHGVNNYWAISMLGWMVLLFVLSLKRSGAFDFNFLEIESVTDPSFPSVRFLGNGRTLQMTSLPVAAAELV, encoded by the coding sequence ATGGGTAAGCCGCTGTTTTATGAGATCTTGGAAAAGCCTGCCACAAGTTGTGTTATTGGGATATGTACTGCAATTTGGTTCTACATTCAGAAGAAAAATATTGGGTATTCACATGTGGGCTTGAGTTATGACACCGCCATCGAAGGTCATTATTGGAGGATAATAACATCTGCATTTTCACATATAAGCATCTTGCATCTAGTCTTCAATATGAGTGCACTTTGGAGCCTTGGAGTTGTGGAGCAGTTAGGTCACATTGGACTAGGGGTggaattttatcttcaatacaCACTTGTGCTGGTAGTTTTGTCAGGTATGCTAGTTTTAGGGGCTTACCATGTTTTGATCCAAAAATTCAAGTTAGAGTATTTCCGGAGGGTGACAGCTGTTGGGTACTCCTGTGTCGTTTTTGGCTGGATGACTATTCTTTCGGTGAAGCAACCATCTTCCAAGTTGGAGCTTTTTGGGTTTCTGTCTCTTCCAATCAGTTTTGCACCATTTGAGTCGCTTATATTTACTTCAATAATTGTTCCAAAAGCAAGTTTTCTAGGCCACTTATCTGGAATAATTGTTGGTTATTCCATTGCTTGGGGTTTGATTCATGGGGTGAACAATTACTGGGCTATTTCTATGCTAGGATGGATGGTACTTTTATTTGTGTTGAGTTTGAAGCGTTCTGGTGCATTTGATTTCAACTTTCTTGAGATTGAATCAGTTACAGATCCATCCTTTCCCTCTGTGCGGTTTCTTGGAAATGGTAGGACCTTGCAGATGACTTCGCTACCAGTTGCAGCTGCCGAACTTGTGTGA